The following proteins are encoded in a genomic region of Diabrotica virgifera virgifera chromosome 1, PGI_DIABVI_V3a:
- the LOC114328935 gene encoding uncharacterized protein LOC114328935 yields MSRGFITTGTAAGSSQIVSLNVTNLLVLLLVKALIFAAGSIGAGGFKGGEYARTVEEEKFLTDDEILMYLSFLTGSSGCLQNIACQQPLKAKKYAAAGDLLLKLSKMFSLTRDLEYDMVVQELEQASNVGLAGGSCSNFECVTRTF; encoded by the exons ATGAGCAGAGGCTTCATTACTACAGGAACAGCGGCAGGTTCTTCCCAAATCGTCTCCCTGAACGTCACAAACCTCCTGGTTCTCTTGCTAGTGAAAGCGCTTATTTTTGCAGCTGGTTCAATCGGTGCTGGTGGATTTAAAGGTGGAGAGTACGCCAGGACTGTGGAGGAGGAGAAATTTTTGACTGATGATGAGATATTGATGTATCTAAGTTTCCTGACAG GTTCCTCTGGTTGCCTACAAAACATCGCTTGTCAGCAACCATTGAAGGCGAAAAAGTATGCAGCGGCTGGAGACCTCCTCTTGAAGCTTTCAAAGATGTTTTCTTTGACCAGGGATCTCGAATACGATATGGTAGTGCAGGAGCTTGAACAAGCCTCTAACGTGGGCCTGGCAGGAGGTTCGTGCAGCAATTTTGAGTGTGTAACAAGGACTTTCTAG